The genome window AGGGTCGGCTGGCCGAGGACCGAGCGCCCGATCACCATCCCCGTGAGAGTGCCAAGCGCGGGGGCGGCGGGGGCGGCGGGGGCGGCGGGCGGAGCCGACGCCTCGCCCGGCTGCGGCGCGGCGGCGGCGAACGGCGGGCGGAGCGTCGGCGCATGAGCCGCGGCGGGCGGCATTCCCGGGAGCGGTGCGAACGGCTGCCCCGCCTGCGGAGCGGGCGCGAACGGCATAGCTTGCGGCGGTGCGGAAAGGCCCGGAGCCGCAGAGGGCGGCGCGGGCGCTCCCACGGCGGGCGCCCCCGGCGGCTGGGCGATGCGGCCGACGGCGGCATACGCGGCGACGGCCTGCCCCGGCTGCGGCGGCGCGGCGGCGGGCATCGCCGGAGCCGCGGGCGCGGCGCTCCCCGGCGGCGACGCGACGGCGGGGCGGCCGAGTTCGGGCAGCGTCACCTGCGTGATGCGCAGGGTCAGGCGAGTACCGGGCGCGAGCAGATCCGAGCCGCCGGGCGCATCGGGAATCACGTCGCCGCGCAGCACCAGCGCGCCCACCGGTCGGCCGACGCCGACGGTGCTGGCCGGCAACGCTGCGGCGAGGGGCCCGGCGGTCACCGGCGCGGACGCGCCGTCGCGGGCGAACACCGCGGCATCCGGCGCGGCGAGCGGCGGGCGGCCGTCGACGGCGGCGAGGCGCAGGTTGACCGTGTCGCCGCCCGGGCTCGGCATCACCTTGAGCGCGAGGCTCGCGCCCACCGGCAGGGGCAGCGGCAGACGCGCCGCCACCGTCACCGGCTCGCCGTCCACCGTCACCTGAAGCTGCGCGGGCTGGCTGCCCTCGGGCGCGGCGACGACGCGCGCCTCGACCGCCGCGCCGCGCGGCATCAGAATCAATTCCGCCGGGGCCTGGGACACGGTGACGACCGGCGTCGTCCCGGTCGCGGGAGCGGCCGGGAGCGGGACGGAAGGCGGCGGCGTGACGCTGCTGCTGCTCACGCGACGGTCCTTTTCTCAGTTCGCGAGCAGGCGCTCCGCGATCGCCTCGACGTCCATCGCCGCCTCCGCGTTGGGGTGGCGGGTGAGGATCGGGGTCTGGTTGCGGATCGCCTCGCGCACCCGGGTATCGCGGCGGATCACCCCCGCGAGCGGCGGCGAAATCTTGAGGAAGCCCTGACACGCCTTCAGCAGGGTGTTGTAGGTGCGCTCGCCCTCGCGCATCGAGTTGGCGGCGTTGACGACGATGCGGATGTCCACCCCCGCCGCCTCCACCGCCGAGATCTTGATGAAGGCATAGGCGTCGGTGAGCGCGGTCGGCTCGTCGGTGGTGACCACGAGAATGGTCCCGGCGCAGCGCGCGAGGCTGCGGATCGATTTCTCCACGCCCGCGCCGAGGTCGAGGATGGTCTTGTCGTAGCCGTCGGCGGTGAGGCGCAGGTCCTCGGTGAGCGTCTGCAGGCGGGAGAGCGGGATGTTGGCGAGCGAGCCCGAGCCCGAGCGCCCGGCGACGACGTCGAACCCGCCGTCCTCGAAGCGCATCGTCGCCTGATTGAGGGTGAGCTTGCCCGCCATCACCGAGCCGAGGTCGTGGCGCGGCATCAGGCCGAGCTGGATGTCGACGTTGGCGAGGCCGAGGTCGCCGTCGAACAGCAGCGCGCGCTGGCCGCGCCGGGCGAGCGCATGGGCCAGGGTGATGGCGAACCAGGTCTTGCCCACCCCGCCCTTGCCCGAGGCGACGGCGATGATGTTGTGACTGCGGGCGTTGCCCGCCCGGGCGAGGATCGGTTCGGGGGTCACTTTGGTCGTCATCATGCGGAAACCTCGTTCTCGTCGGCCCACGGCGGCGGCGGCAACTCGGCGGCATCGTCGGGCGGGAGGATCAAACGCGCAAGCGAAATCGGGGAGATCGGGCAGAGGCCGTCGGCGACGTGGGGATTGATGGTGACGTCGCAGAACTTCATCCGCCCCGCCTCGGCGGCGGCGAAGATGCCGCCCAGACGTCGGGTCATGTCGAGACGGGTGGCGAGGATCCGGGTGGCGCCGACGTCGGCGAAGGCGCGGGCGATGTCCCAGCACTCCACCGGGTCGCCGCCCGCCCCCATCACCAGGATCGGCTCCATCTCGGCGCATTCGCACAGGGACTTGAGATACGCCATGTCGGGGATCGAAAACGGATTGAGACCGGGGCTGTCGATCAGCACCAGATCCGACGGCGGACCGTCCTTGAGGAGACGGGCCAGCGACACCGCGCCGCGCGCGCGCTCCAGTTCGATCTGCAGGATGGTGGTGAACGCCTTCAACTGATCCATCGCGCCCGCGCGCACCGCGTCGGCCGAGACCACCCGCACCTTCTTGCCGTTCAGGTGCGCCCGCGCGGCGAGCTTGGCGACGGTGAGCGACTTGCCCGACCCCGGCGGCCCCACCAGGATCAGCGGCTTGCGCGCCGTCTTGTCGGGCAGCGGCGCGAAGCCGAAGTTGGCGTCGAGGGCGGCGGCGCAGGCCATCACCGGGCCTTCATCGTCGAGGCTGCGCGCGGTCACCAGCAGCTTGTCGATCAGCCGGTCGGGCACGCCGTGATAGTCGAGCGCCTCCTTGAGCCGCGCCAGCGGGCGGGTCAGTTCGCCCGGTTCGCGCAGCGCCTCCTCGATCGCGTCGTCCTCGTGCGGCGGATCCTCGATCGCGGCGGTGATGCGCACGCCCTGGCCGCCCACGCCGCGCTGGGTGGAGACGATGATCGCGTCCTCGCCCAGTTCGGCGCGCACCATCTCCATGGCTTCGGCCATGCCCGGCGCGGTGTAGGTCTTGAGGCGCATGGCGGCTCAGGCGCTCCTTTGCGGTCAGATCTGCCCGAGGGTGCGGATCTTCGCCTTCGGGTGGATCTCGTTCTGACTCATGATAACCGTTACCGGGCGGAAGCGCTCGACAATCGAGCGCACGAACGGCCGTACCGAGGGACTGGTGAGCAGCACCGGCGTCTCCCCCTGGCGGGCGAAACCCTCGAACGCCTGCCGCACCCGGGTGATGAATTCCTGGAGCTGCGACGGCGGCATCGCGAGCTGGCGGTCGTCGCCCTGGCCGATGATGGTGTCGGCGAACGCCTGCTCCCACGCGGGCGAAAGCGTCACCAGCGGCACCACGCCCGAGGCGTCGGCATAGGCGTCGCAGAGCTGGCGGGCAAGGCGCGAGCGCACGTGCTCGGTGATCAGGGTGATGTTGCGGGTGTGGGCGCAGGCCTCGGACACGCCTTCGAGAATCGTCGGCAGATCGCGGATCGAAACCCGCTCGGTGAGGAGGTTCTGCAGCACCCTCTGCATTCCGGAAACGGTGATCTGCGTCGGGATCACCTCGGCGACGAGCTTCTGATGATCCTTGTCGAGCTCGTCGAGGAGTTTCTGCGTCTCGGTGTAGGAGAGAAGGTCGGCCATCGCCTCGCGCACCACCTCGGTGAGGTGGGTGGTGATCACCGTCGGCGGGTCGACCACGGTGTAGCCGCGGAACATCGCCTCCTCGCGGTGGCCCACGTCCACCCACTTGGCGGGCAGGCCGAAGGTCGGCTCCAGGGTCTTCTCGCCCGGCACCGTGATCTCGTCGCCGCGCGGATCCATCACCAGCAGCATGTTGGGGCGCAAATCGCCGTGGCCCGCCTCCACCTCCTTGACGTGGATGACGTACTGGTTGGCGGCGAGCTGCATGTTGTCCTGGATGCGCACCGACGGCATCACGAAGCCCATCTCGGTGGCGAGCGCCCGGCGCAGCGCGCGGATCTGGTCGGTGAGGCGGTAGTTGCCGTTCTCGTTGATCAGCGTCAGCAGGCCGTAGCCGAGTTCCAGGCGGATGTTGTCGATCTTGAGCGCCGAGGAGATCGGCTCCTCGGGGGCCTGCGCCGGGGTGCGTTCCGCCTTCGCCACCTCCGCCGCCGCGGCTTCCTCGACCAGCCTCTGGTTGCGGCCGATGTAGTACGCGCCCGCACCGGACGCCACGCCGATCAGGAGGAACGGGAACATCGGCGTGCCCGGCAGCAGCGCCAGCGCCACCGCGAGACCGGAGGACAGCCCGAGCGCCTTCGGCATGTTGCCCATCTGCTGGAACAACGCCTTGTCGGTGCTCTCGGTGAGGCCGCCCTTGGAGACCATGATGCCCGCGGCGACCGAGACGATCAGCGCCGGAATCTGCGACACCAGACCGTCGCCGACGGTGAGGCGGGTGTAGGTGTCGGCGGCCTTGGCGAAGGTCAGGTCGTTCTGCGCCATGCCGATGATCATGCCGGCGATGACGTTGATGCCGGTGATCAGCAGGCCCGCGATCGCGTCGCCGCGCACGAACTTCGAGGCGCCGTCCATGGCGCCGAAGAAGCTGCTCTCCTCGGTCAGCTCCGAGCGCCGCTTGCGCGCCTCGGCCTCGTCGATCAGCCCGGCGGAGAGATCGGCGTCGATCGCCATCTGCTTGCCCGGCAGGGCGTCGAGGGTGAATCGTGCCGAAACCTCGGCGATGCGGCCCGAACCCTTGGTGATGACGACGAAGTTCACGATCACCAGGATGATGAAGACGATCACGCCGATGACGAAGTTGCCGCCCATGATGAAGCCGCCGAACGCCTCGATCACCTTGCCCGCGGCGTCGGTGCCGAGGTGCCCCTCGGAAAGAATCAGGCGCGTCGAAGCGAGGTTGAGCGACAGCCGCATCAGCGTGCCGATCAGCAGCACCAGCGGGAACGACGAGAACTCCACCGGCTTCTCGATGAAGATCGCCACCATCAGCACCAGCACCGAGAAGGTGATCGAGATCGCCAGGGAAATGTCGAGCAGCCAGGAGGGCAGCGGCAGGATCAGCACGACCAGGATCAGCACCACGCCGAGCGCGAAGCCGAGGTCGCCGCGCTTCGACGCAAGCCCGAGGCGGTGCATCATCTGCGCGCCGAACGCACCGAGGCGCGGCCCGCCGCCGCTCTCGGCGGCCTGAGGCGCGGGCGCGGGCGCGGGCAGACCGCTGTCGTCGCGCTCCGCCACCTAGAGCCCCTGCGCTTCGCCCTCGCCCGGCGCGGGGACGGCGTGGCCCTCCTCGACGTACTGGCGGAGCTTGTTGCGGAGGGTGCGGATCGAGATGCCGAGGATGTTGGCGGCGTGGGTGCGGTTGCCGACGGTGTGTTTCAGGGTGTCGATGATCAGGTCGCGCTCGACGTCGGCGACGGTGCGGCCGACCAGCGAGCCGGTGCCGCCTTCCGCCGCCGGGGCGTCGCCGTCGGCGTCGAGCAGCATGATCGCGTCGGTGCCGATTTCGTCGCCGGTGGCGAGCAGCACCGCGCGGTGCAGGGTGTTTTCGAGCTCGCGCACGTTGCCGGGCCAGGAATGGCGCAGCAGCGCCTCCTTCGCCTCCTGCGTGAGCGGCCGCTCGGGCACGCCGTTGGCCTCGGCGTACTTCTTGACGAAGTGCCGGGCGAGCAGCGGAATGTCGGCCTTGCGGTCGCGCAACGCGGGCAGCGCGAGGTTGAGCACGTTGAGGCGGAAGAACAGATCCTCGCGGAAGCGCCCGGCCTTGACCTCGGCCTTGAGGTCGCGGTTCGAGGTGGCGACGATGCGGGTGTCGATCTTCACCGGCTTGGTGCCGCCGAGCCGGTCGATCTCCTTTTCCTGGATCGCGCGCAGCAGCTTCGCCTGCAGGCGGATGTCCATCTCGGAGATTTCGTCGAGCAGCAGGGTGCCGCCGGAAGCCTCCTCGAAACGGCCGATGCGGCGCGCCACCGCCCCGGTGAACGCCCCCTTCTCGTAGCCGAACAGCTCGGATTCCAGCAGGTTCTCGGGAATCGCGGCGCAGTTGACGGCGACGAAGCGCTGGCTCGCGCGGCGGCTCTTCTGGTGCAGGAAGCGGGCGATCACCTCCTTGCCGGTGCCGCTTTCGCCGGTGATCAGGATCGACGCCTCCGACGGCGCGACCTGGGCGGCGAGCTTCACCAGCCGCTCCATCCGCGGGTCGGCGTAGAGCAGCGCGTGGCTTTCCTCGGCGATCGCCTCCAGCACCGCGGCGATCAGCTCGGCGTCGGGCGGCAGCGGAATGTATTCCTTCGCCCCCGCCTGGATCGCGCGCACAGCGGCCTTGGCGTCGGTTTCGGTACCGCAGGCGACCACCGGCACGCCGATGCGCTCCGCCTCCAGCGCCTGCATGAAGCCGACGATGTCGAGCCGCACGTCGATCATCACCACGTCGGCGCCCTTGCCGGCGCGCAGCACGTCGAGCCCGGCGGCGGGATCGTCGGCGTGCAGCACCGACGCGCCGCGCGCCACCGCGATGCGGCTGGCGGCGCCGATCTGATTGCTGAGCGATCCGATGATCAACAGACGCATGGTAACGGTTGTCCTCAGTCGAAATAACGGATGCGCCGGGCGGGCGGCATCAGCGAGTTGAGCAGCATTTCCAGGCGGCGCGGATTCTCCTGCCGCCCGATCGAGCCCGCCGCGACGACGTTGAGCTGGCCGACCAGGGTTTCCTCGGCGGAGTTGCGCTCGAGCTTGGAGGCGAGCGGATTGAGCATCATGTGCGCGAGTACCGCGCCGTAGAAGGTGGTGAGCAGCGCCACCGCCATCGCCGGGCCGATCGCGGCCGGGTCGTCGAGGCGGCCGAGCATCTGCACCAGGCCGATCAGGGTACCGATCAGCCCCATCGCCGGGGCGATCTCGGCGGCGCGGCGCAGCACGCTCGCCGATTTGCGGTGGCGGCCGAGCATCGCGCCCAATTCGCGGCGCATCAGTTCCTCGGCTTCCTCCACCTTCATGCCGTCCACCAGCATCGACAGCCCCTTGGCGAGCAGCGGATCGGCGATCTCGCCGTTCGAGATCGGCGCCTGGAGCGACAGCAGGCCCGCCTTGCGCGCGCCGTCGGCGAGGCGCAGAAGGTCGAGCGCCACCGCCGAGGGATCGCGGCGCTGATAGGACACCGTGCGCAGCACCGCCGCGAAGGTGGCGCCGACGTCGGCCAGGGTGAAGCTCGCAAGGGTGAGCAGCGCGGTGCCGCCGAGCACGATCAGGATCGACGGAACGTCGACGAACGCGAGCGGCGCGCCGCCCAGCATCAGCGCCGCGACCACCAGCGCGAGCGCCCCGCCCAACCCCAGCAGGGTCGCGGGATCGAAGACGTTGGTCGCCTTCCTCTGCGCGTCGGTCGCCATCGGCCGCTCCACGTCGAGCCCGTCGCGCATCTCAGGTGCGCTCGCTCTTGATGATTTCGGTCATCGTCACGCCCAGGCGGTTTTCCACCACCACCACCTCGCCGCGCGCCACCAGGCGGTCGTTGACGTAGATGTCGATCGCCTCGCCGACCTTGCGGTCGAGTTCGACCACCGCGCCGCGCCCGAGCTTGAGCAGCTGGCTCACCTGCATCGACGATTTGCCGAGCACCGCGGAGACGCGCACCGGGATGTCGTACACCGCCTCGAGGTCGGAGGCCGAGCGCGGCTTGTCCATGTCGGCGAATTCATTGGGGCCGTCCGGATCGTATTCCGCGGCCGGAGCCGATCCGGCGGACAGTTCGTTGAGTTCGAGATCGTCGTTGTCGGGCATCCCACTACACTCCTTGGACCGGCGGGGCGGCGTCGTCGCTCATGTCCGGCACGGCCCGGGAATTGCGCGCGACGATATCCTCGATTCGTTGAAAAAGCGATGCGACGTCGCGCTCCGCGCCGCCGTTGTTCCATTCCAGGCGGCAATCGGCCGGACCGATCGCCTCGTCCTCCATCACCACCACCGATCCCTCGAAGCCGCGATCGCGCGCGAGCATCTCGATGCGGCGGCGGATCGCCTCGGTGTGCATCGGCGAGACTCTCAGGATCAGGCGCGGCTCGTTGAGGATGTGGGGCACGCAGTCCTCCACCAGCGCGGAAATCTCGGCCGCGCCGTTCTCGGCGGCGAAGCGCGGCAGCAGCTTCCGCACCACCGCCATCGCCAGCGCCGCCGCCATGCGGTGGGTCTCGTCGTTGGCGTCGCTCTGCGCGGCGCGCATCTCGCCGATCTCGTCGGCGATCCGCGCGAGCGCCTGCGCCTCGAAGTGCATCGCCGAATCCTCGGCGTCCTTCAGCCCCTGGGCGTGGCCGAGCATGCGCGCTTCCTCGCGCGCGGCCTCCAGGTCCTCCTCGGTGAACAGGGGCGGCGGCGCGACCGGCTCGGGGTCGGTTTCCTCGACCTGACCGTCGATCACCGCGTCGGGGACGCGCTCGGGCTCCTTCGGCGGATGTTCGAAGTCGTAGGCGAACAGAAAGCGCCGCACCAGCGCCTCCGCCGCCACCTCCTCCTCGGGGGTGGTGTCGAAGGCGCGAAACGCCTCTTCCTGCTTCGAAAACCGCGTCGCCATCGGCGTCCCTTCACGCAACTCAGTAGATCAGTTCGTCTTCCTCGCGGCCCTCGGAGATCACGATCTGACCCGAGTTGGCGAGTTCCTTGGCGAGGGTGACGATCATGCTCTGCGCCTCGTCCACCTCGCGCAAGCGCACCGGCCCCATCGCCTCCATGTCCTCGCGCAGCATCTTGCCCGCGCGCTCGGACATGTTCTTGAAGAACATTTCCTTGATCGGGTCCGACGCGCCCTTGAGGGCGAGCGCGAGCTTGTCCTTCTCGACATGGCGCAGCAGCGTCTGCACGCCCTGCGCGTCGAGGCGCACGAGGTCCTCGAAGGTGAACATCAGCGACTTGATGCGCTCGGCGGACTCGCGGTTGCGCTCCTCCAGGGCCGACATGAAGCGGCTCTCGGAATTGCGGTCGAGGTTGTTGAAGATGTCGGCGATCAGCTCGTGGCTGTCGCGGCGGTTGGTGCGCGCGAGGTTGCTCATGAATTCGGTCCGGAGAGTCTTTTCGACGCCATCGAGCACCTCCTTCTGCACCGATTCCATGCGCAGCATCCGCATGATCACTTCCATCGAGAAGTTTTCGGGCAGCAGCGCGAGGACGCGCGCGGCATGGTCGACCTTGATCTTCGACAGCACCACCGCGACGGTCTGCGGATACTCGTTCTTGAAGTAGTTGGCGAGCACCTGCTCGTTGACGTTGCCGAGCTTGTCCCACATCGTGCGGCCGGCGGGACCGCGGATCTCGTCCATGATCGTGGCGACGCGATCCTTCGGCAACGCCTTCATCAGCAGGCGCTCGGTGCTTTCGTAGGTGCCCACCAGCGAGCCGGTGGCGGAGATCGCGTCGGCGAACTCGATGAACAGGCGCTCCACCAGCCCGGCGTTGACCGTGCCGAGGGCCGCCATCACCTGCGAGATCTCCTTGATCTCTTCGTCGTCCATCAGCGCGAAAAGCTTGGCGGAGTGCTCCTCGCCGAGCGACAGCA of uncultured Alphaproteobacteria bacterium contains these proteins:
- the flbD gene encoding Transcriptional regulatory protein FlbD: MRLLIIGSLSNQIGAASRIAVARGASVLHADDPAAGLDVLRAGKGADVVMIDVRLDIVGFMQALEAERIGVPVVACGTETDAKAAVRAIQAGAKEYIPLPPDAELIAAVLEAIAEESHALLYADPRMERLVKLAAQVAPSEASILITGESGTGKEVIARFLHQKSRRASQRFVAVNCAAIPENLLESELFGYEKGAFTGAVARRIGRFEEASGGTLLLDEISEMDIRLQAKLLRAIQEKEIDRLGGTKPVKIDTRIVATSNRDLKAEVKAGRFREDLFFRLNVLNLALPALRDRKADIPLLARHFVKKYAEANGVPERPLTQEAKEALLRHSWPGNVRELENTLHRAVLLATGDEIGTDAIMLLDADGDAPAAEGGTGSLVGRTVADVERDLIIDTLKHTVGNRTHAANILGISIRTLRNKLRQYVEEGHAVPAPGEGEAQGL
- the fliN gene encoding Flagellar motor switch protein FliN yields the protein MPDNDDLELNELSAGSAPAAEYDPDGPNEFADMDKPRSASDLEAVYDIPVRVSAVLGKSSMQVSQLLKLGRGAVVELDRKVGEAIDIYVNDRLVARGEVVVVENRLGVTMTEIIKSERT
- a CDS encoding Flagellar synthesis regulator FleN; this encodes MMTTKVTPEPILARAGNARSHNIIAVASGKGGVGKTWFAITLAHALARRGQRALLFDGDLGLANVDIQLGLMPRHDLGSVMAGKLTLNQATMRFEDGGFDVVAGRSGSGSLANIPLSRLQTLTEDLRLTADGYDKTILDLGAGVEKSIRSLARCAGTILVVTTDEPTALTDAYAFIKISAVEAAGVDIRIVVNAANSMREGERTYNTLLKACQGFLKISPPLAGVIRRDTRVREAIRNQTPILTRHPNAEAAMDVEAIAERLLAN
- the fliG gene encoding Flagellar motor switch protein FliG, which produces MARAKEDYRSLTGPQKAALFLLSLGEEHSAKLFALMDDEEIKEISQVMAALGTVNAGLVERLFIEFADAISATGSLVGTYESTERLLMKALPKDRVATIMDEIRGPAGRTMWDKLGNVNEQVLANYFKNEYPQTVAVVLSKIKVDHAARVLALLPENFSMEVIMRMLRMESVQKEVLDGVEKTLRTEFMSNLARTNRRDSHELIADIFNNLDRNSESRFMSALEERNRESAERIKSLMFTFEDLVRLDAQGVQTLLRHVEKDKLALALKGASDPIKEMFFKNMSERAGKMLREDMEAMGPVRLREVDEAQSMIVTLAKELANSGQIVISEGREEDELIY
- a CDS encoding Flagellar biosynthesis protein FlhF is translated as MRLKTYTAPGMAEAMEMVRAELGEDAIIVSTQRGVGGQGVRITAAIEDPPHEDDAIEEALREPGELTRPLARLKEALDYHGVPDRLIDKLLVTARSLDDEGPVMACAAALDANFGFAPLPDKTARKPLILVGPPGSGKSLTVAKLAARAHLNGKKVRVVSADAVRAGAMDQLKAFTTILQIELERARGAVSLARLLKDGPPSDLVLIDSPGLNPFSIPDMAYLKSLCECAEMEPILVMGAGGDPVECWDIARAFADVGATRILATRLDMTRRLGGIFAAAEAGRMKFCDVTINPHVADGLCPISPISLARLILPPDDAAELPPPPWADENEVSA
- a CDS encoding Chemotaxis protein, whose amino-acid sequence is MRDGLDVERPMATDAQRKATNVFDPATLLGLGGALALVVAALMLGGAPLAFVDVPSILIVLGGTALLTLASFTLADVGATFAAVLRTVSYQRRDPSAVALDLLRLADGARKAGLLSLQAPISNGEIADPLLAKGLSMLVDGMKVEEAEELMRRELGAMLGRHRKSASVLRRAAEIAPAMGLIGTLIGLVQMLGRLDDPAAIGPAMAVALLTTFYGAVLAHMMLNPLASKLERNSAEETLVGQLNVVAAGSIGRQENPRRLEMLLNSLMPPARRIRYFD
- a CDS encoding conserved hypothetical protein (Evidence 4 : Homologs of previously reported genes of unknown function), whose protein sequence is MSSSSVTPPPSVPLPAAPATGTTPVVTVSQAPAELILMPRGAAVEARVVAAPEGSQPAQLQVTVDGEPVTVAARLPLPLPVGASLALKVMPSPGGDTVNLRLAAVDGRPPLAAPDAAVFARDGASAPVTAGPLAAALPASTVGVGRPVGALVLRGDVIPDAPGGSDLLAPGTRLTLRITQVTLPELGRPAVASPPGSAAPAAPAMPAAAPPQPGQAVAAYAAVGRIAQPPGAPAVGAPAPPSAAPGLSAPPQAMPFAPAPQAGQPFAPLPGMPPAAAHAPTLRPPFAAAAPQPGEASAPPAAPAAPAAPALGTLTGMVIGRSVLGQPTLKTDAGFVALDLRASLPVGTQVAAEVLARVSPEAGAPPPPAFVGASPLTTLDALVRNLAAVDAEAAARVIAQLPQPGPQLVANLAAAMAAVRGGDVQSWLRLSELPQRSRDEARTGRIAQRLADDLGEAGASTRRPATEWRVYPLPMFAGGQVERIQMLVRRAPEPDDEETRSRRRGDDTRFLLDFTLSHLGPMQLDGLVSRAGRSLDLVVRTHAALPEPMPREMQGIFATAMTGIGYAGSLSFRVTPEFVVPEATRPGDDRAGVVV
- a CDS encoding FlbE protein; this encodes MATRFSKQEEAFRAFDTTPEEEVAAEALVRRFLFAYDFEHPPKEPERVPDAVIDGQVEETDPEPVAPPPLFTEEDLEAAREEARMLGHAQGLKDAEDSAMHFEAQALARIADEIGEMRAAQSDANDETHRMAAALAMAVVRKLLPRFAAENGAAEISALVEDCVPHILNEPRLILRVSPMHTEAIRRRIEMLARDRGFEGSVVVMEDEAIGPADCRLEWNNGGAERDVASLFQRIEDIVARNSRAVPDMSDDAAPPVQGV
- the flhA gene encoding Flagellar biosynthesis protein FlhA; this encodes MAERDDSGLPAPAPAPQAAESGGGPRLGAFGAQMMHRLGLASKRGDLGFALGVVLILVVLILPLPSWLLDISLAISITFSVLVLMVAIFIEKPVEFSSFPLVLLIGTLMRLSLNLASTRLILSEGHLGTDAAGKVIEAFGGFIMGGNFVIGVIVFIILVIVNFVVITKGSGRIAEVSARFTLDALPGKQMAIDADLSAGLIDEAEARKRRSELTEESSFFGAMDGASKFVRGDAIAGLLITGINVIAGMIIGMAQNDLTFAKAADTYTRLTVGDGLVSQIPALIVSVAAGIMVSKGGLTESTDKALFQQMGNMPKALGLSSGLAVALALLPGTPMFPFLLIGVASGAGAYYIGRNQRLVEEAAAAEVAKAERTPAQAPEEPISSALKIDNIRLELGYGLLTLINENGNYRLTDQIRALRRALATEMGFVMPSVRIQDNMQLAANQYVIHVKEVEAGHGDLRPNMLLVMDPRGDEITVPGEKTLEPTFGLPAKWVDVGHREEAMFRGYTVVDPPTVITTHLTEVVREAMADLLSYTETQKLLDELDKDHQKLVAEVIPTQITVSGMQRVLQNLLTERVSIRDLPTILEGVSEACAHTRNITLITEHVRSRLARQLCDAYADASGVVPLVTLSPAWEQAFADTIIGQGDDRQLAMPPSQLQEFITRVRQAFEGFARQGETPVLLTSPSVRPFVRSIVERFRPVTVIMSQNEIHPKAKIRTLGQI